The Algoriphagus sanaruensis genome window below encodes:
- a CDS encoding DsbA family protein, with protein MKVVIIGGGIAGLSIGIFLRRSNFEIIICERELATPNRGNAFLMHSEGVRILKELTYGGFTNNTFPGSIIDRFSLRRPDDSEVIFQKMEPWQCIKRKEIIEYLDSFSPDHLIKYDRNFSHFEYKDGKAIAAVFLNGEKEYGDLFIGADGGLSKVREELFGKTDFTPTEVKEVLGLLQDKDICDRYRGQLTKFQHRSKGLSFGFIPATEDKLVWYSQYDVRINDLTDALNPRSLRKFCKELLSEFPPIVQEIIEKETYQNAYIWNTRDFDLLPSFHKSNVVLIGDAAHLSLPFTSAGTTNALVDANTLINCMLNEKDLEQAFSKFYELRATEIKEQIELGRNLKKDFLNPLNKTDDDLIVPLIKKQQNLVSKLGSDRTIHVLYYTDPICSTCWAIQPQLRKLQLEYDESVKIEYKMGGLLPSWDNFDRRGIKSPADVAEHWEKVCEFYQMPINQNIWLEDPLPSSYPPSIAFKAAQLQDTDLAVMFLRRIREMVFLEKKNIIKKEFLFKAAFEVGLDAARLMRDLEGKAQLLFREDLILSDALEIDELPTLIFTNKEGLQSSIKGYVEYENLEEIIHKLEPNLTKRSYDNSPEYLFKIFPTITTKEFAFMRSEKDVESRKILEDLYSKELITRFESFAGNIWKSNFEKLNA; from the coding sequence ATGAAAGTAGTAATTATCGGGGGCGGCATTGCGGGACTTTCTATCGGCATTTTTTTGAGGAGGAGCAATTTTGAGATTATTATCTGTGAGCGGGAATTGGCAACGCCTAACCGAGGCAATGCATTTTTGATGCACTCGGAAGGGGTGAGGATTTTGAAGGAATTAACCTATGGAGGATTCACAAATAATACCTTTCCCGGAAGTATCATTGACCGATTTAGTCTCAGAAGGCCAGATGATTCTGAAGTAATATTTCAGAAAATGGAGCCTTGGCAGTGCATCAAACGAAAGGAAATCATTGAATACCTTGACAGTTTCTCACCTGACCATTTGATCAAATACGATAGGAATTTTTCACATTTTGAATACAAGGATGGCAAGGCAATAGCTGCCGTCTTTTTAAATGGAGAGAAGGAATACGGAGATCTGTTTATCGGTGCGGATGGGGGACTTTCAAAAGTCCGGGAAGAGCTGTTTGGGAAAACAGATTTTACTCCCACAGAGGTCAAAGAAGTTTTGGGATTATTGCAGGATAAGGATATCTGTGACAGGTATCGTGGTCAATTAACCAAATTTCAACATCGATCCAAGGGGCTTTCGTTTGGGTTTATTCCCGCCACGGAAGACAAGCTGGTTTGGTATTCCCAGTATGATGTTCGGATCAATGATTTAACTGATGCTTTAAATCCAAGATCTCTCCGGAAATTTTGTAAAGAACTTCTCAGTGAATTCCCTCCTATTGTTCAGGAAATCATTGAAAAAGAGACATATCAAAATGCCTATATCTGGAATACCAGAGATTTTGATCTTCTCCCTAGTTTTCATAAATCCAACGTTGTTTTAATCGGAGATGCCGCGCATTTGTCGCTTCCATTTACCAGTGCGGGCACTACCAATGCTTTGGTAGATGCGAATACGTTGATCAATTGTATGCTTAATGAGAAAGATCTTGAGCAAGCCTTTTCAAAATTTTATGAGTTACGAGCCACTGAAATAAAGGAACAGATTGAACTAGGACGAAATCTGAAAAAGGACTTTTTGAATCCTCTGAATAAAACAGATGACGACCTCATTGTACCCCTGATTAAAAAACAACAAAACCTAGTCTCAAAGCTTGGAAGCGATCGAACGATCCATGTTTTGTATTACACAGACCCCATTTGTTCCACCTGCTGGGCGATTCAACCACAGCTGAGAAAACTCCAGCTAGAATATGACGAGTCTGTCAAAATCGAATATAAAATGGGGGGATTATTGCCCTCCTGGGACAATTTTGACCGACGGGGAATTAAGTCACCCGCGGATGTGGCGGAGCATTGGGAAAAGGTTTGTGAGTTTTATCAGATGCCAATTAACCAGAATATTTGGCTTGAAGACCCTTTGCCGTCTTCGTATCCTCCCTCTATTGCTTTTAAAGCTGCCCAGTTGCAAGACACTGATTTGGCAGTCATGTTTTTGAGGAGAATCAGAGAGATGGTTTTCCTTGAAAAGAAGAATATTATTAAGAAGGAGTTTTTGTTTAAAGCAGCTTTTGAAGTGGGCTTGGACGCGGCAAGGTTGATGCGGGACTTGGAAGGGAAGGCTCAGCTACTATTTAGGGAAGACCTTATCCTTTCAGATGCACTGGAAATAGATGAGTTGCCAACCCTGATTTTTACCAACAAGGAGGGGTTGCAATCCTCCATCAAGGGATATGTGGAATATGAAAACTTGGAGGAAATCATCCATAAGTTGGAGCCAAATCTAACCAAACGGTCTTACGACAATTCCCCCGAATATCTGTTCAAGATATTTCCCACGATTACGACAAAAGAGTTTGCCTTTATGCGGTCGGAAAAAGATGTTGAATCACGAAAAATTCTTGAGGATTTATATTCCAAGGAATTGATTACCCGATTTGAAAGCTTTGCCGGAAATATTTGGAAAAGTAATTTCGAAAAGCTCAACGCCTAG
- a CDS encoding pyridoxal phosphate-dependent aminotransferase, translated as MFSNESVDLPILKQRAFNLRWASVEEGVIPLTAADPDFPVAAPIQDAILKFTKEGYFSYGNPLGYAPLKEALANSYKRRKNVSLNPAYILPVDSAAYGIYLICKTFLRKEDEAIIFDPVDFLFKHSIEAVGATAVTFPIPVNTPKVDFGKLEELVSPKTRMICLCNPLNPTGKVFTREELEELGRIAVKHNLLILSDEIWSDIIFKPTVFTSIASLDESIQRQTLLVTGFSKSYGLAGLRIGAVMATNPSHFEKLLENSRHQSTIHGANILGQVAATAALNECDDWLDNFLIHLQRMRDLTVSELNKIPGISCESPEGCYLAFADIRKTGLDSSAMHEKILHEAKVAIVPGLAQWFGAGANGYIRISFATSESILTQAMERIQNVLIK; from the coding sequence ATGTTCAGTAACGAATCAGTAGATCTGCCCATTTTAAAGCAACGAGCTTTCAATTTAAGATGGGCTTCGGTGGAAGAGGGGGTAATTCCCTTGACGGCTGCCGATCCGGATTTTCCCGTTGCAGCTCCGATTCAAGATGCAATCCTCAAATTTACCAAGGAAGGTTACTTCTCGTATGGGAATCCTTTAGGCTATGCGCCATTGAAAGAAGCCTTGGCGAATAGCTATAAAAGGAGAAAAAATGTCTCATTAAATCCAGCTTACATTTTGCCTGTTGATAGTGCTGCGTATGGGATCTATCTCATTTGCAAAACCTTTCTCAGAAAAGAGGATGAGGCGATCATTTTCGACCCCGTTGATTTTTTGTTTAAACATTCGATTGAGGCAGTTGGGGCGACGGCCGTTACTTTTCCAATTCCTGTTAATACCCCCAAGGTAGACTTTGGAAAGCTAGAAGAGTTGGTTTCACCCAAAACCCGGATGATTTGCCTTTGCAATCCACTCAACCCAACGGGTAAGGTATTTACTCGGGAAGAGCTTGAAGAACTGGGACGAATTGCGGTTAAGCATAATCTTTTGATCCTTTCGGACGAAATTTGGAGTGATATCATTTTCAAGCCGACCGTTTTCACAAGTATTGCTTCGCTTGATGAATCGATCCAGCGTCAAACCTTGCTTGTAACGGGCTTTAGTAAATCCTATGGATTGGCAGGCTTAAGAATTGGGGCAGTGATGGCTACTAATCCCTCACATTTTGAGAAGTTGCTCGAAAACTCCAGACATCAATCCACAATCCATGGCGCCAATATTTTGGGACAAGTGGCTGCTACAGCGGCATTAAATGAGTGTGATGACTGGCTCGATAATTTTTTAATTCATTTACAGCGTATGCGAGATCTGACTGTGAGTGAGCTGAATAAAATTCCCGGGATTTCCTGTGAATCGCCGGAGGGATGTTACCTGGCATTTGCCGATATCCGAAAAACAGGTTTGGATAGTAGTGCAATGCATGAAAAGATACTTCATGAGGCAAAAGTTGCAATAGTCCCAGGACTTGCGCAATGGTTTGGAGCCGGAGCAAATGGATATATCCGCATCAGCTTTGCTACCTCAGAGTCCATTTTAACCCAAGCCATGGAAAGAATTCAAAATGTGTTGATTAAATGA
- a CDS encoding MBL fold metallo-hydrolase, protein MRLAIVFFFLIVPFIGNTQTLIILGTLQDGGSPHMGCEKECCANPQENDFVASLGIMDDSGPILIDATLDFVAQTNFLKEITKSGELKIFLTHAHMGHYAGLLHLGREAANAKQIPVYAMPKMSEFLSQNGPWNQLLELENISLKNLQNNHPINFSSGLSLTPIQVPHRDEYSETVGYLIQGKNKKAIYIPDIDKWSKWEIDIRELVRDVDYAFLDGTFFADGEVPRPMEEVPHPFITESATLFESLPREERGKIIFIHLNHSNPVRKEEFAGRKLLEQQGFRFAKFGEKFSLD, encoded by the coding sequence ATGCGACTAGCAATAGTTTTCTTTTTCTTGATTGTCCCATTTATCGGGAATACCCAAACCCTCATCATCCTCGGCACGCTACAGGATGGGGGTTCTCCTCACATGGGATGTGAAAAGGAATGTTGTGCGAATCCCCAGGAAAATGATTTTGTCGCTTCTTTGGGAATCATGGATGATTCTGGCCCCATTTTAATTGACGCCACCCTTGACTTTGTCGCTCAAACCAATTTTCTGAAGGAGATCACTAAATCAGGCGAACTGAAAATTTTCTTGACCCATGCCCATATGGGACACTATGCAGGACTGCTTCATTTGGGGAGGGAAGCCGCCAATGCCAAACAAATTCCAGTTTACGCCATGCCTAAAATGAGTGAATTTCTTTCCCAAAATGGACCATGGAATCAGTTACTTGAGCTGGAAAACATTTCATTAAAAAATCTCCAAAACAATCACCCGATCAATTTTTCCTCAGGCTTAAGTTTAACGCCAATCCAAGTACCTCACCGGGATGAATATTCCGAGACAGTCGGATACTTAATCCAAGGGAAAAATAAAAAGGCTATTTACATTCCGGATATCGATAAATGGAGTAAATGGGAAATAGATATTCGAGAGTTGGTGCGAGATGTCGATTATGCTTTTTTGGATGGGACCTTTTTTGCAGACGGGGAAGTGCCCCGACCGATGGAAGAAGTACCCCATCCATTCATAACGGAGAGCGCTACCTTATTTGAAAGTTTGCCACGAGAGGAACGGGGAAAAATCATTTTTATCCACCTGAATCATAGTAATCCTGTTAGGAAAGAGGAGTTTGCAGGCAGAAAATTATTGGAGCAACAAGGCTTCCGATTTGCAAAATTCGGAGAGAAATTCAGTTTAGACTAA